One Cohnella candidum genomic region harbors:
- a CDS encoding glycoside hydrolase family 76 protein — protein sequence MLWTKRAEQAQQSLDSLFWNAGISMYDIEIPCPDGSCNTIFHYWWMAHAADALVDGLLRTDDAKYARRLSELHEGVRTKNGGAFPNELYDDMEWMAISWLRAFEATGEPQYRDTVLELWEDIQGGWNDTMGGGIAWHKKQLGYKNTPANAPAVILACRLYRTLGRQEDLDWAKKIYVWLRENLVDPASGFVWDGMNRNGDGQIDKDWKFTYCQGVYIGAGVELYRLTGDRAYLDDAARTAEAAVEELTSPENGTLHDEGDGDGGLFKGIFVRYLAELVKEQPASNGLLKTLEGNAEKMWTHAGSEEKPLFGTSWGRTPGRKVSLSSQLSGVFLLERMAELEIRGILS from the coding sequence ATGCTTTGGACAAAACGGGCGGAGCAAGCCCAACAGTCACTGGATTCGCTTTTTTGGAACGCCGGCATCTCGATGTACGATATCGAAATTCCGTGTCCGGACGGATCCTGCAATACGATTTTCCATTATTGGTGGATGGCCCACGCAGCGGATGCGTTAGTGGACGGCCTCTTGCGCACGGACGACGCGAAGTATGCCCGCAGGCTCTCCGAGTTGCATGAAGGCGTTCGAACAAAGAACGGCGGAGCCTTTCCGAACGAATTGTACGACGATATGGAATGGATGGCGATCTCCTGGCTTCGAGCGTTTGAAGCGACGGGGGAACCCCAATACCGGGACACCGTCCTTGAGCTTTGGGAAGACATTCAGGGCGGCTGGAACGACACGATGGGCGGCGGGATCGCCTGGCACAAAAAACAGCTCGGCTACAAAAACACTCCGGCGAACGCACCCGCGGTCATCCTTGCTTGTAGACTTTACCGCACGCTGGGCCGGCAAGAAGATCTCGATTGGGCGAAAAAAATCTACGTATGGCTTCGCGAGAATCTCGTGGACCCGGCCAGCGGGTTCGTATGGGACGGCATGAACCGCAACGGGGACGGCCAAATCGACAAGGACTGGAAGTTTACGTATTGCCAGGGAGTCTATATCGGAGCGGGGGTAGAGCTGTACCGGCTTACCGGGGATCGTGCGTATCTCGACGACGCGGCGCGGACGGCGGAAGCGGCAGTGGAAGAACTGACGTCTCCAGAAAACGGCACCTTGCATGACGAAGGCGATGGGGACGGAGGGTTGTTCAAAGGCATCTTCGTTCGGTACTTGGCCGAATTGGTGAAGGAGCAGCCTGCATCGAACGGTTTGCTGAAGACACTGGAAGGGAACGCCGAGAAGATGTGGACCCACGCAGGGTCGGAGGAGAAACCTTTGTTCGGCACCTCGTGGGGCCGGACTCCCGGCCGTAAGGTCTCGCTGAGCTCCCAATTGAGCGGCGTGTTCTTATTGGAGCGAATGGCCGAACTGGAGATCCGAGGAATCTTGTCATAA